From Xyrauchen texanus isolate HMW12.3.18 chromosome 12, RBS_HiC_50CHRs, whole genome shotgun sequence, one genomic window encodes:
- the LOC127652901 gene encoding gastrula zinc finger protein XlCGF7.1-like: MFIKEESEDMDYPETCRIKTEHTEEQTVLEFKEEYQEPNEVEEEHPYPHHVITGETSFSGSQTRKKSSSQKRTKRTYTCPQCGKTFTRKGNLLVHISLHDGKSPFTCPQCGKIFSQKGSLQRHIRIHTGEKPYTCIQCGNSFTDAGSLKRHIKLHTGEKPFTCLQCGKSFIQAVGLKNHVCPQSDRRLWNCDHCGRNYTSAVYLKRHQKRHANESNTQEQQEEHIGARAHVCSDCGKAFTKSSDLGRHQRIHTGEKPYMCSLCGKCFSQSGTLKAHQRVHTGERPYHCISCRKTFNQPSSLLSHRRKHCPVWLGMATMHYLQ, encoded by the exons ATGTttattaaagaggagagtgaagacatggattatccAGAAACATGCAGAATTAAAACAGAACACactgaggaacaaacag TGTTGGAATTCAAAGAGGAATATCAAGAACCAAATGAAGTGGAGGAGGAGCATCCATATCCTCATCATGTCATAACTGGAGAAACATCATTTAGTGGCTCTCAAACAAGAAAGAAGAGTTCCTCGCAAAAAAGAACTAAAAGAACCTACACCTGCCCTCAATGTGGAAAGACATTTACGCGTAAAGGGAATCTTTTGGTCCACATAAGTCTTCACGATGGCAAGAGCCCGTTCACTTGCCCTCAATGTGGAAAGATTTTCTCACAGAAAGGAAGTCTTCAGAGACACATACgaattcacaccggagagaagccATACACATGCATTCAGTGTGGAAACAGTTTCACAGATGCAGGAAGTCTTAAGAGACACATAAAACTGCACACCGGAGAAAAGCCTTTCACGTGTCttcagtgtgggaagagtttcataCAGGCAGTAGGTCTGAAAAACCATGTGTGTCCTCAATCTGATAGAAGGTTATGGAACTGTGATCATTGTGGTAGAAATTATACTTCTGCAGTATACCTAAAAAGACACCAGAAACGTCATGCAAATGAGAGCAACACACAAGAGCAGCAGGAAGAACATATTGGTGCGAGAGCACATGTGTGCTCTGATTGTGGGAAGGCCTTTACTAAAAGCAGTGACTTGGGACGGCACcaaagaatccatactggagaaaaaccgtaCATGTGCTCACTTTGTGGAAAGTGTTTTTCTCAGTCAGGAACCCTGAAGGCACATCAGAGAGTGCACACTGGAGAGAGGCCATACCACTGCATTTCATGTCGAAAGACTTTCAACCAACCAAGTTCTCTGCTGTCACATAGAAGGAAGCATTGTCCAGTGTGGCTTGGTATGGCTACAATGCATTATCTGCAGTGA